Below is a genomic region from Hyphomicrobium nitrativorans NL23.
GGCGACAACCAGAGCTATCTGATCGCCTATCGCGACTGCTGCGGTAAGAACGTCTGCGGACGTTGCGGCTGTCTCAACACGGAAGGCGAGTTGCCGGTCTACCGTCCGGAGTTCGCGAACGACATCATCTGGTGCTTCGGTGCCGAGGACGATGCCATGACCTACCACTGCACGATCTCGCCGATCGTCGGCAAAGCCTAACCTCTCCCAAGTCCAAATTGGGCAGCGATGATGCGATCATTGCTGCCCCTTTTTGATCGAAAGGTGTGAGATCCGTATGAAAATCGTCAGTGCTGTTGTTGCTGCTTTGATTGTCTTGTCCGCGGGGTTCGACGTCGCCCGTGCCGCGGATCCGCTTGAGGTCGTGGCAAAGGACGCGCTCCCCGCGGACGTCGTCAAAGTCGATATCGCGAAGATGAAGTATGCCCCGGCGACGCTCGAAGTCGAGGCGGGCACGACCGTGGAATGGACCAACAGCGATGCTGTTCCCCATAACGTGCAGATTGGCACGCCGGCCAAGATCATGGGTGCGATGCTGCGCACCGGACAGACGATGGCCATCCGCTTCAACGAAGCCGGCGATTACAGCTACACGTGCACGCCGCATCCCTTCATGAAGGGTGGGGTGAAGGTGAAGCCCAAGGCGTGAGCATTCTCATCATCCCATCGAATAGGTGAGGCTGTGTGGATTCCCCATAATACTCTGTCGCCGCTGAAGGCCGAAACTCCGAAGGAGACCGTGACGGCTTCCGAGGAGGCTAAGGACGAGCGCTCGTTTGTGGTGGGCTTCATGCTTTGCAACACCTTGACGCGCGCTTGGGAGACGGACCTCGTCGTTTCCGCTTCGGACAGCGAACGCGACGTCGAGATCGACGGTGTGCGTTGCATTCTTCACGCTTCGGCAAACGAAGCCGGTAAGCTTCACGAGATCGTTTATGCCGTTCCGGCGACAGGCGCGACGGACGCGCTTTCTCTGGCCTTTCGCCACGCCGACGCCGAACTCAGCCGTATGGCCCTCCAATACGGGCGCAGCTTCGAAATCGCGGGCTGGCGCGTCGCCGATGTGGAGTACGGCGCGCGCTGGCGGTTTGTGCCGTTCCGGCCGAGTGCGCTCAAGACCGAGCCTGCTCTCGGCGCATTGTCTTCCGAATGGAGCAGCCTTCTCCGACTTTATCGGGAGGCCAGGAGCGCGACGAGCCCGACCTGGCGCCTGATCGCAGCGGGCGCTATTCTCGACGCGGCCGTTGCGGCACGTGCGCCCTTCGACGCGACAGGTCTCGATGTTGTGAACCATGCTCTGACGTTCGACATGCTTGCGCGAAGCGGGACTCTTACCACGCATCCGGAATTCAAGGGCGCGACGGTGCGTGCGCTGCACGATGTCGTCGAGCCGCTGCGAATGTCATTGTTATCGGAGCTGTCCCAGCTTGGCGCTGGTGCCGCTCGACGCGAGACCGGAGATTATCACGGGACGGTTTGCCTCACGGCCTTGGCCAATCTTGCGGATCTCGTCGCGCGCGATCTCGTGCTCATGCGCCTGCGCACCGAAGGAGACGTCCGCGATGCGGAGCGGGCAAGGGGCATGGAAACGGTGAGTGCGTAACGGATCGACATGACGGAAACCCGTTTCTTCATCCTTTTGGCTTTTGCAATCGTGCTGACCGTCGGTACGGCGGCGGGTGTCATGCCGCGCACGCCGCAAGGCCCGGCGTTGACGTCGGCCTTCGCAGGGCCCGTGTCGGCTGCGACCGGAGTGCACGTTTCCGAGGATCTCAAGGCGAAGTATCGCCGCCCCGAGGCTATTCCCGCGCCGCCATCCAATCCGTTGACGCCGGAAAAGGCCGAACTCGGCAAGACGCTGTTCTTCGATCCGCGGCTCTCGCGGACGGGGAGCGTTTCGTGCGCAAGCTGCCATCAGCCGGGATTCGATTGGGGCGACGGACTCAAGCGCGGCGTTGGGGTGACGGGCGTGCCGTTGCCGCGCAAGACGCCGACCGTTCTCAATGCGGCGTGGCTTTCCGCGCTGATGTGGGACGGCCGCGCCGGAACGCTGGAACAGCAGGCGGTGCTGCCGATCACGGCCGAGCACGAGATGGGGCTCGAACTCGAAGAGGCCGTGACGCGCGTCAACGCAATCGACGGATACGCGCCGCTTTTCGAAGCTGCCTATCCCGGCGAGGGCATCCGCGCGGAAACGCTTCTCGGCGCACTTGCGAGCTTCCAGCGCACGCTCGTGTCGGGCGAAGCACCGTTCGACAAGTGGATCGACGGGGACGAGGCCGCTATCTCGGAAGCTGCCAAGCGCGGGTTTCTCGTCTTCAACGAGGCGGGGCGTTGTGCCAAATGCCATTCGGGCTGGCGGCTCACGGACGACAGTTTCCATGACATCGGGCTTGAAAGCGAAGACATCGGGCGCGGGCAATTCGCGCCGCCCAGTGTCGTGATCATGCAGCACGCCTTCAAGACGCCGACGCTGCGGGATTTCCGCTTGTCAGGTCCCTATATGCACGACGGATCGATGGCTTCGCTCGACGAGGTGATCGAGCACTACGAGGACGGCGGAAAGAAACGGCCAAGCCTGTCGCCGGAAATGCAGGCCATCACGTTGAGCGCACAAGAGCGGGCGGATCTCATTGCCTATCTGAAGACGTTGCAAGGGCCGCCGCTTGACGTAAAGATGCCGCGGCTCCCCTGAAGGCGACAAAAGGTGACATGGTTATGAGACGTTGGATTGCAGCGCTTGCGATGAGTATTGCCGTAACGGCGCCGCTTCTTTCAAGCATAGCGTTGGCCGCCGAGCATACGGTGGTGTTGCACCACATGGAGCTCGATAAGATCGAGGGCGAGATGCGCGTCGGCGACGTCGTGACGTTCGATAACCGCTCCGACATGGCCCACAATCTCTACATCACTTATTCGGATGGGACGGTCGATAACCTCGACACCCAGGTTCCTGGGGTGAAGCGGAGCCTCACGCTTCGCGTTGCGGGGCCGACGGTGATCCGCTGCTGGATTCATCCGATCATTAAATCCGAGCTTGTCATTCTGGACGAAGAGGGCGACGCCGGGCGTTGATCCATCCGGCGCCGAGCATTCATTTCAACAGTGGAGGTCACCATGGGTCTCAGCGTCACGCATCTTCTTCTCGTGGTGGCCGTCGCGTTTCTCCTGTTCGGGCGCGGAAAGATTTCGGAGCTGATGGGGGACGTCGGCAAGGGCATCCGGAGCTTCAAGAAGGGGCTCGAAGAGGATGACGGCGCTGCGAAGGCCGATGTGGTGGCGGAGAGCGTGAAGCCAACAGCGCCGGGCCGGTCGGGTCTCGCGTGAGGCTCGTCGCTTTCTGCGAAGCGCAATAACGCGCTGCGGAGCGGTCGCGCGTAAGCGGCACAAACGGCTGTCGGGCTGGCGCGGATTTGCCTTGCCAAACGACGGCGCATGACAAAAAATTCCCCTGTATGAACATTATGCCCCGGGTGCAACGGCGGGGCCCACAGGACATCGCAAAGGGGAGCTTCATGCAGCAGCAGAAGCCGGCGGACGCGCGCGTGGAACGGATGTTCGCGGCCGATCGAAGATGGGCCATCGGCGCCGTGGTCGTGCTGTGGTGTCTCTATGCTTTCACCTACTGGGTGCTTCTGGTCAGCAAAGCGGAGGCGGGCGTTCTCATCGCGTTGGCGGTCGGCGGCGGGCTGGTTCTGTTGTTCAACACCGCTTCGATCGCAGCGATGATCATTCACTACACGCGCGACAAGGAGCATATCTACAAGCTAGATATTTATTATCTCGATGAGATGAAGCGCGCGAAGGGGTGAGGGCGGCAGTCATGGCGAGGAAGCGCTATCAGCCACCTGTTCAATCCTGGATCGGGCAGGTCTTCGATACGCTTTTCCTGCTTGTGCTCGTGCTCGCGTCCCTGTTTGCACCGGTGTACCTGGGTCTGGTGGGCAGCGGTAAGTACACGGTCGAGCTGAGCGATACGTCATGGGCCGGCATGAAGCAGAATGCGACGATGCAGGCCCAATGGGAGAAGCTGGGGTACACCGACGGGGCGGAGGCGAAAGACGGCAGACAGCCCGCCGCGCTGCTCATCGCCACCCGATTCAATTACAATTTCAGTTTTATAGAGCTTGGGATCAGCACCCTCGTCGTCATTGCGTATTTCATCATCGTCCTCCACTGGTCGAGAAAAGAGTATCGCGAGGTCATCGACGAACATTTCGACGATAGCGAATAGGGGGGCACGCGGGTGAATACGTTCGAACTCTTGGAATACGCCGCGTGGAGCCTTTCGGCATTTCTCGGTTTGTGGATGCTGGTCGACATGATCCGAACGGACAGGTCCTACGAAGAGGATCTTCTGACGTCGTCCAAGGAAGGTGAGATCGAACGGTCGCCCGTCACCGATCCAGAGCGGGAAAGAGATCGTTAGTGGCTCAGGCAACCGCTCGCCGCCGGCAGAAGCGCATCTCGCTGCTTCGCGTGCTTGGCCCTGGTCATGTGTGGGCGCTGGGTGTCGGGATCGTTCTCGTCGGCGAATACATGGGCTGGAGCTTTGCGGTCGGCAAGGGTGGCGCTATTGCCGCGCTCATCGCGTGCTGGTTTGCCGGCCTCCTTTATACGTGCGTTGCCATCATCGATTCGGAGGTGACCTCGACGGTTGCGGCCGCAGGCGGACAGTACGCGCAGGCCAAGCACATCATCGGGCCGCTGATGGCTTTTAACGTCGGTCTTTTTCTGGTTTTCGCCTACACGATGCTGGAGGCGGCGAACGCCATCACGCTCGGTCACCTTGTCCAGACCGTCGGCATCATGGCGGGTTTCGAGAATTCGAGCGACAAGCCGTTCGTCGTGCTCACGATCATGACGCTCGCCTGGCTCAATTATCGCGGCGTCTACACGACGCTGACGTTCAGCCTTGTCATCACGGCCATCGCCTTTATCGCAATTTGCGTGCTGTTCTTCGCGGTCCAGCCCTGGAGCGATGCCTACGTGCATCACGATCAGCTGCTGACCGAGCTTCCCTATGGCTGGCTCGGCGTGCTGGCAGCGTTGCATTTCGGAATGTGGTTCTATCTCGGTATCGAAGGAACCACGCAGGCTGCGGAGGAGGTGCGCTCGCCGGCGCGCGCTCTTCCGCTCGGCACCATGACGGGCATCATTACGCTTCTGATTGCGGCGACCATGACGTGGTACGTCTGCTCGGGCCTGATGCCGTGGGAGTATCTGGGGCAATCGGTGACGCCGCTGTTCGATGCGGCGCGTCTCACCAATTCGACGGTTCTGATGGTGTTGCTCTTCATCGGCACAATCTTCTCCGCACTGGCCTCCGCCAACTGCTGCATCAACGATGCGTCGCGCGCGTGGTTTTCCATGGGGCGCGATCATTATCTTCCCCAGGTGTTCGGCGCCGTGCATCCCAAGTATCGCACGCCCTATCGCTCGATCGTGTTTCTGGTGCCGGTGGCCCTGGTGTTCGCTTACTTCGCACCGCTGGATCAGGTGATTACGTTCTCGATCCTTTCGGGCCTGCTCGACTACACGTTCATGGCGATCAACGTGATCATGTTCCGGAAAAAATGGCCGCTGGGGTCGATTAAGCGGGGTTATGTCTATCCGTTCCACCCGCTGCCCGCGATCGTGCTGCTGATCCTATGCGCCGCGACGTACTTTGCGGTGTTTCTGGGCTACGGCACGCAGTTGATTGCGATGATGGTGTTCTACATTGTTGCTTCGCTGTGGTTTGCGCTGCATCGGTATAAGTTCGTGCGACGTGGGGAGCAGTTTACGATGCCTTGGCCGAAGCCTGTCGGGTATTGACGAGCGGGTGTCGCGCGAGAGTGAGAACTGGAGTTGGAGGCCGTGGAGTTGTCGCTTTCAGGCGTCGTTGTCGTCATCGCCGTGACGGCCATGCTCGGGTGGCTGGCTTTGCGACAGCATCGGCTGCAACTCGGCAAACGCCGTTCTCTTCTCGACGATTGTTCGAGGTTATTCGATGCGCAAACCGTGACATGGAGCGGAGACGGGTTTCCGCGCATCGAGGGCATGCAGGCGGGGCGCGCTATCGACGTTCGGCTGATCAGCGACGGGATGACGATCCGCCGCTTGCCGCAGCTTTGGCTCCAGGTGACGGAACTGGCGACACTCGAAGGTTTCTGCGGGTTCTCCATTCTCGTCCGGCCGTCAGGTTATGAGTTCTTCAGTCTTACGCCTCGCTTCCATTACGTGATCGACGTGCCGCCGTCGTTCCCGCGCGAGGTAATCGTTCGCGGCGAAGATGAGCGGTCTGCTGTAAATTTCGAAGCGCTTAGTGCGCTGCTCGCGTCCATTCTGGCGGACGCGCGTGTTAAGGAGATTGCGGTGACGCGGCGCGGTTTGCGCATTATCCGCCAGGCGGACGAAGGGCGCCGCGGAGAATACCTTCTGCTTCGTCAGGCGACCTTCGACGGCAGCGGTGTCTCTGCCGAGATGCTGGCCCACGTGCTTCGAGAACTCGATACTTTGCGTGTTGGAGCGGCGGCGGCGCACCAAGAGCCGGAGGCGGCATGACCTCGGATCGCCCGCCGGTGCATCCCTACATCGTTCTCGCGCTTGCCGTTCTTCTGCCGGGTGGGGGTCATGTCGCGTTGGGACTTCCGCAGCGCGGATTCGGCTTTGCGTTCTTTTCTCTGCTGCTCGCGTTGGCCTCCTGGCACACGACGACGCCCGATCATTCGTTCGTCGGGCGCTCGGCCGGGGGCCTGTTTGTGTGGGCGTTGTCCATCCCCGATGCCTATAGGATCGCGCGGCTTAGATACGAGATGTGGCGTCGAGGGAAAGCGCCGAGCGACGAATGAACGGCGCACGTAAAGCCGGACCGCTCTGCAAGAGCGGCCCGGTGTTTGCGAATATCTTTCGAGCGTTGCGATCTAGAATTTCACACGAGCGCTCACCTCGACGCTTCGTCCGATTCCCGGAAGCTCGTCGAACGATGAACGGTATTCTTCGTCGGTGAGGTTGTTGAGATGAACCGCGAACGTTGCGGATTCGTCTGCGGTGAGCGGACCGCCGAACGCGAAGTTCAATGTCGTCCATCCTGAGAGGGTGTCGGTATCGACGGCGGATGCCGTCTCGTTCCATGACGACAGCTTGACGCCGCTTGCCGTGCGCACGAACAGATCGGTCCAGAGATTGAACCCCGAGATCACGGTATCGTACCGCACGCCGATCCGGCCCGATAGCTCGGGCGTGTTGCTGTTGTAGGTGTCGAAGCGCTGGAATTCGAGTTTGCGCCGTGTCCATGCGCCGCTGACGTAAGGCGTGAACGCAGTGCCGGGAACAGCGTACTCGGCCATCAGCTCGATGCCGAAGGTCGTCGCGGCGTCGACGTTGTCATAAATGTATTCCGCGGCCAACGCCCCAGCCGGACACGCAGGTCCCGTTCCGCAGCGGACCGTCGTGATGTAGTCCTTTGCGGTCGTGTAGAAGCCGGCCAAGTCGAGTGCAAGGCCGTCTGCATTGTAGCGTGCGCCGATCTCGTAGCTGCGGGACGTTTCGGTATCGAGGTTGGGATTGCCGTAGGTGTTCGTACCGCGGCCCGCGGCGGTGTCGGTGAAGAGCTGAAGCAGCGTCGGCGTTATGTAGCCTTCCGCGTAGTGCGCGCGCAGGGTTGTGTCCTGGATGCCGGTGTAGACAAGGCTAGCCGAAGTTACGACCTGTCCTTCGCTGTTGCTCTGGGGCGTGCGCGTGGCGCTGGTGGTCTCGTCGAGTTCCGTTTCGATGTGGTGGTAGCGAATGCCGGTTGCGAGCTTGAAATCCTGTGCGAACGACCACGTGTTCTGGGCGAAGGCTGACGCGGTTCTTATGAAGGCCTTGTCGCGATCATCTCCAAGCGTTGGCGGCACAGGAAAGGGAAACCCCCTCGATATGGTCGAAGATGTTTTCGCCGTATCCAGACCGTCTGAAAGATAGTGGGCACCGACGATGGTTTCGTGGTCGGGATGGAACTGGAAGTCTGCCTGGATCGTGCCGCCGAAGTTCACGATCTGGTCGTCGGATGTGGACGTCACGGTCACGCTCCGATTGGGGGCCGCCGGTGTCGGCCTCATCACCACTTCGTTCATAAACAGGCGGTCAATCGTCTGGTAGAACGCATCGACGTGGACGTTGCGCAGAACGGGGCCGAGGTTCTTGCCGTCGTAGTAGACGCCGATCTTCTGACGGTCGCGCTGGGGCAAGTCGATGCGGAAATCCGTGATGGGAAAAACGAGGCTCTCAGGGTCCGTCCAGTTCTCTGTCGTGAGCCGGTTTTGCTCGACCTTGAGCGCGAGATAGTGATTGTTCGCAGCGCCGAACGTGTGTCCCAGATGCAGGTAGAGATCGTCGCTGTCGAACGAGGTGCCGTCGAGCCTGCCGGTGGACGTGTAACGGCCGCTCGGAACCTTGCGGTCCTCATGGTCGGCAAGCGTTCCGGAGATGCGATAGTCTAAGCTGTTGATCGTTCCCGATAGCGCAGCCCAGCCCTGCTTGCCCTTCGTTCCGGAATAGTAGGCGCCGCCCAGCTCCAGCTCGACGGGCTTCTCCGATCCGCGCTTGGTGATGATGTTGATCACGCCGCCGATGGCCTTGGCGCCGTAGAGAACGGACGCGGGGCCGCGCACGACGTCGATGCGCTCCACGTTGCTCGGATCGATCAGGATGGGTGTGCCGAACGTGCTGTGGTCGGTCATCTCCTGACCGTCGACGAGGATGGTCACGCGTGCCGAAGATTCGCCGCGGATGCGCAGGCGCTTCATGCCGGCTGCAGAGGAATCGACGACCTCGACGCCCGGAACGTCACGCAACATCTCGGCGATGCTCTCTGGCGCCCTGCGCTCAAGCTGCTGCTGGTCGATCACGGTTACGGAGGCGGGGTTGTCCTGCACGGAAACCTCGGTGCGCGTGCCGATCACGGTGATGCCGTCGAGCCAGACCGCGCCGTCCTGGGCGCGCGCGGGGGACGATGCCACAACGGCGGCGGACAGCATGAGGCCGAACGCCAGCCCCTTCATCCGGTAACGGTCTTTTGCTCCTTCAAGATGCGGAACGCGCGGAAGGGTCCCGTTCGCTCTCGTCTGATTATGTTTCGTCGTCGTCATACCTCGTACCTTTCCTTGCGTGACGGCACAGCAGGACCGGCCCGTGAAAACGCGTTGCCGCGCCACGGGAGAGCTTCGTTGCCGTCGATTGACGTCAGTTCCCTTCCGAAAGCAGTTTCTGGGCGGAGACCGCGCAGTATTGGGTTGGCTTGGCCGGATCTTGCCCGGCTGGATCGGCGGCGCATGGCGCATCATTGCCGGACAGTTGGGTGATCCGGGCGTCCGTGTCGTCGTACGAGACGAGATAGCGATGCGTGTGGGCGCCTTGCGTATCGTGCGAGAACGGTTCGAACGTGGCATCCGAGCGGCGGCAGATGATATCCTTGAGCGGCTGCGGTCCGTTCGACAAAATCGTTCGCACCGCAGCCGCACGGCGCTCGCATTCTTCGAGGGACGCCGTGTTGACGAACGCTGCCGACATCTGGCCGCTTTCGAGCAGGGTCATCACGATCATCAGAAATCCGAATGTCATGCCGCGCCTCGCTTCACTTGCATCTGGTTGGTTGTGTTTCCCTTTGGGTCGGACATGGCTCACCCTCAAGCCGCGAGAGGAAAGGGTGCGATGGGATTGACGCTTTTCGCCTGATCCCTGTCGACGGCGGCAAAGGCGCGGCCCGCCGTGCCGGCGTCGCGCAGCGCGCGCGCGACGAGATCGGCGACGTCCGCGCGATGGATGAAGCCGTGCATCTCAGCGTCCGTCGTCAAGATCCCGCGGCCGGTTGCCGGTTCGGACCGCAAGCCGCCCGGCCGGATCGCGGTGCCTTGCGCGATGGTGCGCTTCATGTGCTCTTCGGCGCGTGTTTTCGCGTCCACGGCCGCGCCGAACGCAGCAATGGCCCGCTCGGATCGGAAGGGCGCCATCTCGCCACATCCGATGGACGTCACGAGCACGAACCGGGCGACGCCGCGCCGGGCGGCTTCGTCGATCACGTTGATGTTGCCGACATCGTCGGCGTATTCGCCATCGGGTGCGCAGCCGCCGAGCGTCGAGACCACGTCGAACTCACTTTGTAAGAGGGAGAAGGCCCGTTCGAGATCGGTCCTAGAAAACGCGTCACCTTGGGCGATGCGCACGCCCTCTGCATCAAGCTCCGCGCGGCCAGTGTCGGAGCGAAGCATCGCGAGCACCGGCACGCCGTCGTGGCGCAGCTTTTTTGCCAGGAGCAAGCCGACGCCGCGGCTCGCTCCGAAGATCAGCACCGGCCTCATCTCAATGGGCGCTCCCGGTTTCCGGGAAGCGGGTTTCCAGCCGGGTGAAGCGTTCGACCTGATCCGTCTTCAGCTTTCGGTCTTCGTCGCGGCCGACAAAGATCTTGAACATGGCTTCTCCGTCGCCGTTGAAGAACTGGACCGAGAGCGTCTCTTTCCCCATGAAGGGGCGGCG
It encodes:
- a CDS encoding plastocyanin/azurin family copper-binding protein — translated: MKIVSAVVAALIVLSAGFDVARAADPLEVVAKDALPADVVKVDIAKMKYAPATLEVEAGTTVEWTNSDAVPHNVQIGTPAKIMGAMLRTGQTMAIRFNEAGDYSYTCTPHPFMKGGVKVKPKA
- a CDS encoding TonB-dependent receptor plug domain-containing protein gives rise to the protein MKGLAFGLMLSAAVVASSPARAQDGAVWLDGITVIGTRTEVSVQDNPASVTVIDQQQLERRAPESIAEMLRDVPGVEVVDSSAAGMKRLRIRGESSARVTILVDGQEMTDHSTFGTPILIDPSNVERIDVVRGPASVLYGAKAIGGVINIITKRGSEKPVELELGGAYYSGTKGKQGWAALSGTINSLDYRISGTLADHEDRKVPSGRYTSTGRLDGTSFDSDDLYLHLGHTFGAANNHYLALKVEQNRLTTENWTDPESLVFPITDFRIDLPQRDRQKIGVYYDGKNLGPVLRNVHVDAFYQTIDRLFMNEVVMRPTPAAPNRSVTVTSTSDDQIVNFGGTIQADFQFHPDHETIVGAHYLSDGLDTAKTSSTISRGFPFPVPPTLGDDRDKAFIRTASAFAQNTWSFAQDFKLATGIRYHHIETELDETTSATRTPQSNSEGQVVTSASLVYTGIQDTTLRAHYAEGYITPTLLQLFTDTAAGRGTNTYGNPNLDTETSRSYEIGARYNADGLALDLAGFYTTAKDYITTVRCGTGPACPAGALAAEYIYDNVDAATTFGIELMAEYAVPGTAFTPYVSGAWTRRKLEFQRFDTYNSNTPELSGRIGVRYDTVISGFNLWTDLFVRTASGVKLSSWNETASAVDTDTLSGWTTLNFAFGGPLTADESATFAVHLNNLTDEEYRSSFDELPGIGRSVEVSARVKF
- the mauG gene encoding tryptophan tryptophylquinone biosynthesis enzyme MauG, coding for MTETRFFILLAFAIVLTVGTAAGVMPRTPQGPALTSAFAGPVSAATGVHVSEDLKAKYRRPEAIPAPPSNPLTPEKAELGKTLFFDPRLSRTGSVSCASCHQPGFDWGDGLKRGVGVTGVPLPRKTPTVLNAAWLSALMWDGRAGTLEQQAVLPITAEHEMGLELEEAVTRVNAIDGYAPLFEAAYPGEGIRAETLLGALASFQRTLVSGEAPFDKWIDGDEAAISEAAKRGFLVFNEAGRCAKCHSGWRLTDDSFHDIGLESEDIGRGQFAPPSVVIMQHAFKTPTLRDFRLSGPYMHDGSMASLDEVIEHYEDGGKKRPSLSPEMQAITLSAQERADLIAYLKTLQGPPLDVKMPRLP
- a CDS encoding NAD(P)H-binding protein; this translates as MRPVLIFGASRGVGLLLAKKLRHDGVPVLAMLRSDTGRAELDAEGVRIAQGDAFSRTDLERAFSLLQSEFDVVSTLGGCAPDGEYADDVGNINVIDEAARRGVARFVLVTSIGCGEMAPFRSERAIAAFGAAVDAKTRAEEHMKRTIAQGTAIRPGGLRSEPATGRGILTTDAEMHGFIHRADVADLVARALRDAGTAGRAFAAVDRDQAKSVNPIAPFPLAA
- a CDS encoding APC family permease, which produces MAQATARRRQKRISLLRVLGPGHVWALGVGIVLVGEYMGWSFAVGKGGAIAALIACWFAGLLYTCVAIIDSEVTSTVAAAGGQYAQAKHIIGPLMAFNVGLFLVFAYTMLEAANAITLGHLVQTVGIMAGFENSSDKPFVVLTIMTLAWLNYRGVYTTLTFSLVITAIAFIAICVLFFAVQPWSDAYVHHDQLLTELPYGWLGVLAALHFGMWFYLGIEGTTQAAEEVRSPARALPLGTMTGIITLLIAATMTWYVCSGLMPWEYLGQSVTPLFDAARLTNSTVLMVLLFIGTIFSALASANCCINDASRAWFSMGRDHYLPQVFGAVHPKYRTPYRSIVFLVPVALVFAYFAPLDQVITFSILSGLLDYTFMAINVIMFRKKWPLGSIKRGYVYPFHPLPAIVLLILCAATYFAVFLGYGTQLIAMMVFYIVASLWFALHRYKFVRRGEQFTMPWPKPVGY
- the tatA gene encoding twin-arginine translocase TatA/TatE family subunit → MGLSVTHLLLVVAVAFLLFGRGKISELMGDVGKGIRSFKKGLEEDDGAAKADVVAESVKPTAPGRSGLA
- a CDS encoding methylamine utilization protein MauL; translated protein: MRRWIAALAMSIAVTAPLLSSIALAAEHTVVLHHMELDKIEGEMRVGDVVTFDNRSDMAHNLYITYSDGTVDNLDTQVPGVKRSLTLRVAGPTVIRCWIHPIIKSELVILDEEGDAGR
- a CDS encoding methylamine utilization protein MauJ; translation: MTASEEAKDERSFVVGFMLCNTLTRAWETDLVVSASDSERDVEIDGVRCILHASANEAGKLHEIVYAVPATGATDALSLAFRHADAELSRMALQYGRSFEIAGWRVADVEYGARWRFVPFRPSALKTEPALGALSSEWSSLLRLYREARSATSPTWRLIAAGAILDAAVAARAPFDATGLDVVNHALTFDMLARSGTLTTHPEFKGATVRALHDVVEPLRMSLLSELSQLGAGAARRETGDYHGTVCLTALANLADLVARDLVLMRLRTEGDVRDAERARGMETVSA